CCACAGCTCGCGCATGAGCGAGATCGCCTCCCGCAGCCGGGCGAACCGCTCCTTGAACTCCGGCCACTCCCGCCCGGACACCGCGATCTCGTTGAGCGCCTCACCGGTGCCCACCCCGAGGATGACCCGGCCACCGGACAACAGCGACATCGTCGCGAACGCCTGCGCGATCACCGCCGGGTTGTACCGGAACGTCGGGGTCAGCACGCTCGTGCCGATCTGCACCCGGCTGGTCCGCTCCGCGACCGCCGACATCCACGACAGGGCGAACGGCGCATGCCCGCCCTCGTGCCGCCACGGCAGGAAGTGATCCGACACCATCACCGAGTCCAGGCCCAGCTCCTCGGCCCGCACGGCGTACTCGACCAGATCACGCGGACCGAACTGCTCCGCCGACGCCTTGTAGCCGACCTTCAGACCCACGTCTCGTCCTCCCTCACTGGTTGCTCCCCCACTCAACCTACTGCGCCCGGGAGGAATTCCTCAGCCGCGCGGGTCCGGGAACTGGTCGTGGCACCGCTCGGAGGTGATCTTGGGCGCGCGGCGAACTCGCGGTGGACCGCGACGGCCTAGCGCGGCTCGCTCACGGCAGGACCATCAGGCGGCGTGCCTGGACCACGGCCTCGTGGCGGGTGTGGGCGTCCAGTTTGCGCATGGCGGAGCCGAGATACGCCTTGACCGTCTCCCTGGACAGCGACAGGCGTTCCGCCACCTCGGCGTTCGTCCGGCCGAGGGCCACCTGGGCGAGCACGTCCATTTCCCGTGTGGACAGTCGCACGCGCGGCTCCGGCACCGGCCTGCCCTCGCCGAGGTCGGCGAGCCGTTGCGCGGCGGCGTAGAGGCGGCGGCGCGCTTCCGGGTCCGGCAGGGCACCGGCGATGGCCCGCAGCTCGGAGTGCACCGCCCGCAGCTCCTCGCGGCTGGCGCCCGGGGACAGCGAAGCCGCCCGGTTGGTCAGCTCGTCGCGGGCGGCCAGCTCGCGGGCCAGCCGCTTGCCGGACTCCATCAGCGCGTCGCGGACCCGGTCACCGAAGGTCACCGGCCGCCGGACGGCCCCGTAGAGCACGCCGCGGCACCGGCCTGCCGTCTGCACCGGCACGGCGATGACCGACGCCAGCCCTTCGGCCAGCACCGGGCGGTCGTAGTCGTGGGTGATCGTGCGCGCGGAACCGTAGTCGTTGACCGTGATCGGCCTGTTCTGCATCAGCACCCGGCCGCCCATACCGACGCCGGGCAGGACGTCCAGGTTGTGCAGTGCCGTGGTGCGGGTACCGACGAACCCGGACAACCGCAGGCGGCCACCGGACACCTCACCGCCGAACACGACCGGCAGGCCCGCGGCGCGGGCGGCCCCGGCCAGCTCGACCTGCAGGACCGAGCGGGCGTCAGACATCGGCGTCCGTCCTCCTCGAACCACACCATCGTCGGTTGCCCCACGGTACCGGCGTACCCAGGGCACGTCGATACCGGCGCGGCGGAGCTACCCCCGGACGGGGGTAGCCGCCCGGCCCGGCCGTCACCCTCCCGCCGGGGCCGTCACCCGCTCCGCACGCCCGCGCAGGTGCTCGGGTTCGGCGATGAACCGGGCGCCCACCACGGACAGCAGGCACAGCACCCCGCACACCACGGCGATCGGCCAGGTCTGCCCGCCCGAGGCGGTGGTCAGCGCGGCCGCGACGAACGGGATGCACCCGCCGACGATCGCGCCCGCGATCTCCCGGGTGAAGGTGACCCCGGTGTAGCGGTAGCCGACGGGGAACAGTTCGGACATCATCGTCGCCTGCGACGCCAGCGTCAGGTCGTTGCAGAGCGTGTAGAGCAGCACCAGCGCCGCCCAGATCACCACCGGCGTGCCGGTGTCGAGCAGGAAGAAGAACGGGTAGAACAGCAGCGCCGCCGCCGTCGCGCCGGTGATCATCACCGGACGGCGGCCGAACCGGTCGCACAGCCAGCCCGCGGTCGGCACGGTGATCACCTTGAGGGCGTTGGCGATGACGATGCCGAGCAGGCCGACCCAGGCCGCCGTGCCCACCCGCTTGGACAAGTAGCTCAGCGCGTAGACCGAGGGCAGGTAGCTGATCACGTTCGGTGCGACGGAGATCAGCATGCCGGGAAGGATTTTGCGCCCGGAAGTGGCGAACAACGCCCGCAACGGCGCCCTGGTGTCGTGCCCGGCCGCCTTCGCGCGGGTGAACTCGGGACTGTCCGGCACCCGCAGCCGCACGATGATCCCGGCGACGCCGACCAGGCAGCTCAGCAGGAACGGGATCCGCCAGCCGTAGCGGGCGAAGTCAGCATCGGACATCAGCGCCGAGGTCAGGAAGAACACCCCGGTCGCCACCAGCGAGCCAACCGCGTTGCCCAGCGTCGGCGCGGCGGCGTTGATGCCGCGCGCCCGGGTCGCGGCGTGCTCGGCGGACAGCAACATCGCGCCCGCGTACTCGCCGCCCGCGCCCAGCCCCTGCACGACCCGCAGCAGCACCAGCGCCACCGGCGCGAACACCCCGGCGGTGGCGTAGCTGGGCAGCACCCCGATCAGCGTCGAGGCGACGGCCATCACCATCAGCGTCACGAACAGCATCGTCCGGCGCCCGACCCGGTCACCGAGGATGCCGATGATCACGCCGCCGACCGGCCGCGCGAAGAACCCCACGGCGAACGTGGCCAGCGACGACAGGGTCGCGACGGCCGGATCGCCGGAGGGGAAGAACACCTGCGGCAGCACGAGAGCGGCGGCCGTGCCGTAGAGGGAGAAGTCGTACCACTCCAGCGCCGTGCCCACGGTCGAGCCGACCGTGGCCCGGCTGATTCCCAGTCTCATCGCAGACCCTTCGTTGCGTCTGGGGAACGTCTACATTAACGTTCATGTTGGCGACAGGCTACGAGTTCGCTTTCGCCTAGGTCAAGGGATGGAGACCCAGTTTTGACCCCCATGAACGTTAATGAGACGGCGTTGTCGAAGTACAACCCGCTGCCGCGGGTGCTGTGCTTCGACACCTTCGACACCACCACCCACGGCTGGACCGAGCTGCTCGGCAACTACGACGGCCGCGGCGACCTGGACACCGTTGACGACCACATGCGCGACTTCCGCCCGCCGCAGCTGTCCTCGTGCTCGTTCTTCGACGTCGGCACGCACGGGACGCTCAGCGGAAACTACGCCCTCAAGCTCGCGACCCGCCCCTACCCCGGTCACACCGCCACCGGCATCCGGCGACTGACCATGGCCGGCCGCGGCCGGGTCCGGATCGAGACGCACTTCGCGTTCAAGGCCGAGGCGACGGTCGGGCACGAGGCGCCCGCGTCGGTGGCCTGGGACGGCAACCGGCACCCGTCGGAGGCGCAGTTCGGTGCGTTCACGGTGGCCACCGACATCTGCTCGGACGGCGGCGTGCGCTACCACAACGTCATCCGCTACCAGAACACCAACCTCGACGGCGAGATGACGAACCGGTGGATGTACCCGGTGGTGCCCGAGCCCACGCCGCGCGACCACCAGGAAGGCAAGTTCGCGCTGCCCTACGCCGCCGACTTCACCGCACCGGACCCCGACGACTGGCGGACCTTCGGCGAGCCGCTCGAGATGTGCGTCAACGAGGTGCCCACCAAGATCAACTGGCACTACCTGCGGTGGGACATCGACACCAGCACGAGGTCCAATGTGGAGTTGCAGCTCAACGACCGGGTGATGGACATGCGTGACGTGCCGGTGCCGCTCTACCCCGACCGCTACGGCACGCTGGACAACCTGCTCAACTTCTACTTCTCCGTCCGCACGCACTGCGGCATCCGCAATTTCCTGTTCCTGGACTCGATCCTGATCTCGGTGGACTGGTGAGGCACGACATGCGCTCGACGATGACGGCGGTCCTGGAACGCAACACGGTGGTCCGCGAGGACTTCGCGACCGAGCCCTACGAGCTGCCCTGGGCGCAGGAGGCCCGGTTCTTCGTGCAGGCGC
The sequence above is a segment of the Amycolatopsis viridis genome. Coding sequences within it:
- a CDS encoding helix-turn-helix transcriptional regulator encodes the protein MSDARSVLQVELAGAARAAGLPVVFGGEVSGGRLRLSGFVGTRTTALHNLDVLPGVGMGGRVLMQNRPITVNDYGSARTITHDYDRPVLAEGLASVIAVPVQTAGRCRGVLYGAVRRPVTFGDRVRDALMESGKRLARELAARDELTNRAASLSPGASREELRAVHSELRAIAGALPDPEARRRLYAAAQRLADLGEGRPVPEPRVRLSTREMDVLAQVALGRTNAEVAERLSLSRETVKAYLGSAMRKLDAHTRHEAVVQARRLMVLP
- a CDS encoding MFS transporter; translated protein: MRLGISRATVGSTVGTALEWYDFSLYGTAAALVLPQVFFPSGDPAVATLSSLATFAVGFFARPVGGVIIGILGDRVGRRTMLFVTLMVMAVASTLIGVLPSYATAGVFAPVALVLLRVVQGLGAGGEYAGAMLLSAEHAATRARGINAAAPTLGNAVGSLVATGVFFLTSALMSDADFARYGWRIPFLLSCLVGVAGIIVRLRVPDSPEFTRAKAAGHDTRAPLRALFATSGRKILPGMLISVAPNVISYLPSVYALSYLSKRVGTAAWVGLLGIVIANALKVITVPTAGWLCDRFGRRPVMITGATAAALLFYPFFFLLDTGTPVVIWAALVLLYTLCNDLTLASQATMMSELFPVGYRYTGVTFTREIAGAIVGGCIPFVAAALTTASGGQTWPIAVVCGVLCLLSVVGARFIAEPEHLRGRAERVTAPAGG
- a CDS encoding DUF6772 family protein; protein product: MNVNETALSKYNPLPRVLCFDTFDTTTHGWTELLGNYDGRGDLDTVDDHMRDFRPPQLSSCSFFDVGTHGTLSGNYALKLATRPYPGHTATGIRRLTMAGRGRVRIETHFAFKAEATVGHEAPASVAWDGNRHPSEAQFGAFTVATDICSDGGVRYHNVIRYQNTNLDGEMTNRWMYPVVPEPTPRDHQEGKFALPYAADFTAPDPDDWRTFGEPLEMCVNEVPTKINWHYLRWDIDTSTRSNVELQLNDRVMDMRDVPVPLYPDRYGTLDNLLNFYFSVRTHCGIRNFLFLDSILISVDW